From Lucilia cuprina isolate Lc7/37 chromosome 4, ASM2204524v1, whole genome shotgun sequence:
CGTCTAAAATAAAGGTTTAGTATCATGAAAAAATCGTTGTAGTTAATCAATCTGGTAGTTAATCAATTGTAACTCCTAGGGAATAAAGTAGAAACAAATCATACACTGAAGTGTAGTccaaactttgaaaattttgacatCCACATACACATTAAAAAAACGACAAAAGAGTAATAACGGGTGTGCCAAATCCtatactaaaatttatatatctgGAAAACTTGAATATGAATTTTTAGACGAATGTTCCTGtattataaatcattaaaaacaaatcctctCACAAATACAATTTAACGCAAACATTGCTGTAGTGTGACATTTATCTTTAAATACATCATAATTTGATTAGTTGTCAATTTTTTGCTGCACTAATGTTGTAAATACCCATTTTGTGAATATGACCACAAGTGTTTCACTTTTTGAAATTGTTCAACCATAATGGAGCTTAAGTCTACGATTACAAGTAGTaactttgtatatgtatatgtatgtatgtacctcGTActtgtacttatgtatgtacaatgtagTTTGTGGTAAACGATTTaggattacaaaatattttgagtaTTTTCGTGTGTGTATTTGTGGCTTTTAAGAAGCTATACGTATTATGCTATTGGGTAAATGTAAGTTAGTTACTTTCATTATTGGGTGTGATTGAACAGTTCTACCACTTCCACATTCTAAATAAGTACTGCCTACTACTTCTTAATAGTACAGAAGAATATAGAATCAGTAACCTTGTTGTATGTTTTGAAATGAACATTGATATACAATGAATATATTGGAAAATATGCCTATAATATGTGTATGTAGGTGTATGTGTTTTATGTGCAAGAAAAcattaaactgaaaataaaaaaattgataattctGTGTGTATTAGAAAATATTCAGGAAAAATCATATTCACTtttgataatttcaaaaaattaaagatacCCCTTAGTTAATATATTTCAGTACTTCATTCACTCAATTGTTATAGATATGTGGTTGCTGCAAGGAATTATAGATGTTAATGTATGCTATTGGTAAAATATATGTCTGtaggtttttaaaattgtaatatgtaGCTTATGTATGTTATCAGTCATTAAGATAGAACAATGAAAAATTGACAAATATTTTGGATAATAAATTACatgatatataaaaaaattatttgatataaaaaatattacttaaatataatcaatttgttattgttagtgAATCGaagagattttaatttttaaaataagatcGAGCCCTattagattaggctatagactatactaaagactagattttaaactaaactatactgtagactagagtatagattagactatagatagactaaactatagactagactttagattagactaatgactagaatatagactatgtTATAGGCTAGAATAGACTGGTCTacgaactagactataggtttgTAGTACGAAATATATCCACTAGATTTTGTCACTCTCTCGGCGTTTTTActccataaataataaaaaattttaacattacatatgtatatatgtgtatctACTaaacagtttttcattttctagtATTACACAAATCAAGTACATGATGTACTTATAGCACACTTTGGCTCCAGTGTGCCACATCCATTTACAATCGCACATAATGTgtcatttattttacaaaacggTCATGCCATTGTCACAAATCCACGACCACTTTATCCGAATGTAGCCGAAATAGCATGTATGCATTGTCGGCCAGCCGTTAAATTGTCACATGAACTGGAAGAGTTTTTTGAAGCAGCACCAGCgggtgtaatatttttttcaatgggTTCATCAGTGAAACCGGCAAATATGCCcgaaaaatttcgtaatttgTTACTAAAAGTATTTGCACGACTGTCACAATATCACATTGTATGGAAATGGGATGAACATTCATCAACAAAAACACGAACAATAGAATCACCAACAATATTGTCAAtgagaaatacaacaaaatcaaCACATATTATAACCGATATACCAAAAAACGTATATTTGAGTGGCTGGTTGCCACAACAGGACATATTAGGCCAACGGAAGCTGAAAGCTTTCATTACACATGGCGGTTTGTTAAGCATGTATGAGGCCATTTATCATGGAGTACCAATGGTTATGTTACCAGTATTTTGTGATCACGATGTAAATGCTGCCAAAGCTGAACAAGATGGTTATGCGATACGTTTATCGCTTGAAATCATAACCGCAGATAAACTATATCATGCGATATTAGCAATTATAAACaatgataaatataaaagagaaattaacGAAAAAAGACAATTACTGTTGGATCAAATGAACACACCACTAGATACGGCTGTATTTTGGACGGAATATGTGTTAAGGCATCAGGATACAACGCACTTGCTGTCACCAGTACGGAATATGAGGTAagacatatttaatttaatattacaaatcagtttatgtttaataattatattagtaTTCTTAAAGTTTGCATATTATTTTTCTCCTATAATTGTGTGGGTTTTATTTATGGTTTCTTTCAGTTTCTTCATATACCATTCCCTGGATgttatttcatgttttttacTGCTAGTACTTGGCATattcataattttgaaaaaaatcttgcaTTATGCTTTTGCTACTACTGCTAATACTCAGACAGTTTCTGAAAGACTAAAAAGGAAATTCATTAAACAATGTTGATTTATGTGTACATTAAACTCTTATAAGTTGTATTTACAGTTTAAGTGTAAATTGCGCACAATTTctagaaatatacatatatgaacttattattatgaaaatatatatttctatatacaattaatattatatattgaaataataagtaatgttttaattaattttattattttgcaatgTAATCAATTGCAgtataataaattatacatttgtagattgaagtaaaaaagtatttaatattaaaataatataataaggggtttcatttaaacgcttaagtttTCTATGTAAGTGGgcaagtttattaaaattattttcaattacagAACGTATTTATAAAATGCACAATGAGACTGTTAAAGCTTTCCAGTCTAAATGGTCGCTTAAACTTATAAGTGTTGTGCCAATTAATTCTCATTAAATTCAAATGTGGAAATGGAAACATACACGAATTGCACAGTTTGCGAggcttttgaattttttaatgaaaacccttaataaatcatatacaactaaatataaaataaaaacaagtatataacataattttcataaaattaaatgacTTATTTAGGAACAATGGTgttaacttaatttaatttttttatatagaaatgaattaaagaattataattttgtttgttatatgaagaaaaatattgtaaaaaaatattatttgtaaaaaacatcCAGTTTTGtattattcgattaaccgaaaaattttgaattatccaattattaaccggctaacttaaaacctcaaataattatttgccgAATAAACCAAATAAGGCAAAAACCTGAATAGTTGAATACCCTAATATGTAATCTTGATTACTTACCGGGGAGATAATGATTTACTTCAGAActtcattaaataaaaagattcGAATTAACCGAATAAGGCAAAAACcttaataattgaataccctaatatGTAATCTTCATTACTTACCGAGGAAGTAATGATTTACTGGGAAGTAATGATTTTGCTAGAATATGTTTGAACTTCATTAAAAAAAGCGCATTTCTTGctgatttttaaaagatttttttttcgtactttttgCCACATAGTTTAGAGCTGTTTAgagttattttagttaaaatttaattaatatgaacaATTTTTCCTTATTGTCAAACTTTAGTGAATTTAATACGCGAAAACGAAtctaattttttcttatattttattttaaattccaaTAATCAAATCGAGTAAAAGAATATTTGGTTGCTTTTCATATGACTGTCAGAAGTTTATATAACTTGTCAAAAGTGTTCAACAAAATAAGATGCTGCAATGTCTTCATAACATTTATGAAAATGTCACAGagataaagaatattttagtttttatatttatatgtatgtttacacgtataagaatttataatattttcatgaatatataCAAACTTACAGTCATGTGCataataaaagttaaacaaataaaaaaatggtcaaCTGATCAATAACTGATTGAAGTCTAcgatgaaagaaaaaaaaaaaacatatatttttctcaaacattacatttcaatattctcaacaaattttctacacaatcaaatatacatacatatatctataaATTTACCATACTCTGTGtgtttacaaataaacatttatctgatgttataaataaaataaaacaataacggatacaaaagttaaaagaaagacaatttttgtttataaatgtcaCAATGAAATGCTGCATCTTTATGGCAGTTACAGaacataaagtaaataatatataaataaatcaaatgcatcaaatatatatacatatatttacatatgatGAAAAAtctattcagttaaagcttgtTTAAAATACGTACTTTAAgaacaaaactattaaaaattaaagcataaatatatacatacatatatacaagttAAGTCCACATCCTTTTAACCGCCATATTGTTAAAGTCATTCGCAATATATGTGGAAAATAGTTTGTGTATACTTGTATATTCAGTAGGGTTATGACtaatagtaattaaaaattctatcaGCAcgtaaatgacaatactaaattaaaaataaaacgcgTTAGCAAATCATATTGCCATATgcgaatacaaaaataaatgtctgtccgtctgtgttttaaaatcaatttttgcaAGCTCCAGTTATCTTCCAAATTCAAATCTcggataattttattataaatgatttaaggaatttttatattttaaactagtCGGCATAAACTCATAGTACCCTTCGCTTCAACTACTTTCGAATACTTTTTATggataaaaaagtatatttgcaaaaaaaatcaaaatatgataccctaatgtacatagtATCAATGTGAATTTGTACTGATAACAACAATTCAATCAAAATGACAATACAATTCATTCAAATAGACATACCAATTTAcactaagaaaaaaatatttttttcaattttagtttacTAAAATAACTAACGgaaattttactattaaatactcatatatactttcaaaataaatctatattaaaaaaaatatttagataatacaaatttttgataGTGTAAATTTACACATCCAATAATTTTATGAACATCTAGCTGTATTCGAATATCGAAAAATGTCTGACGCTCTCTAATTCTGTGGATTTCGGTATACAAAATTCATATAGAAAACAATCTTTCAAAATTTACATAGGTTCGCTAAATCGAATATAACATTCTTGCTTGTGTTGTTCATATTTGTATTCGGTTACTCctaatgtaagtatgtatatgtatatttcagTATTGATGACGGTAgtgtattgtaaaattttatgttgtgAATCAATCCAATTTTTTATGTGAGACAATAAATTTTCGTCTTTATTCACTCAATAAACTATTGCAGCAGCAATAACATCCACTGCAACAACACCAGCAGTAAAAAATGTGAATGTCTTTGTTCACACAACTTGTAAGACTTTGGTTAGGATAAAAGGTTATTTCGTATCTCAGATATTTATATTTCGTTTGTCATCGATGTTACTCAATGATTAAAGCGCACTAAACGATTTccgtatttttattatataaaaagtacataGAGCTTTTAAAGAATgcttaaaattatagaaatgtaTAACACGTTGGCAAAATACGAGAAGATTATGTGcagaaatttgttattttataaaataattttgataattaatATACTCTTCAAACTAATGTTAACTTCtcacttattttcttttacgaACAATAGTGTCATTGGAAGCAGATACATATCATGCTCGCTTATAAATTAGTACTTAaataagtcattacaaataggAAACTAaacagttttataattttatgcacATAATACGAATTTAAATCTTGTGTTTGTATTCACAACATCACAATTAATTTTGTTGTAGTAAGCATCAACTCATGCTAAAAAGctcttttataaatacaatatttcttGCCAGTTTTATATGAACTAGCACAgtaagtataaatataaaagtgaaTATATTGCGGTGAATCCTTTTAACCAAAAGCAACCATTCAATCATATGTTTGTCTTTTAGTACATAAAAATTCTACAATATCActatcaaataataaaatgacaGCAAAAACATCATcaaaatcaacaacatcatAATCGTCTTTAGAAGTATGTAAGTAATAGAGTGtgtgtttttaagttttgttaaagGGAAGACCatattttcgttaaattatACGATTTCTTTCAAATCTTATGTCTTTTAAGAACTTGAataattttcacacaaaaattaattttttgcttttcttaaagatacatagttttattctaaccttaattttgatttttttttcattttaaacttaacaaaatcCAATAGTTTTTTAACAGGTTATTACCTGGTTATCTtaacaaatatatgtttattttttgtaatgttgTTCATGCAATAGTGTTtgctttcttttttataataaaaattatttttatttttaaatgcatgTACCTGTCATTCATATAAGAAGTTTTTCATCATTTCCTTTTTGTagttggaaaaataaaaagagattgaaatgaaatacaataaaataaagtgcTGTTCATTTTATTTGAAGTATGAGTATTCTTGTAAAGgtacataaaattatattgtaaaaatattcgaTATAATCAGCAAAActctattttagtaaaaatggcATAACTTAAAAGTTGTTTCGAGAGATATGGCTTTCAatgattaatataattttgttatttttaatataacttttataaataaatttttacgtttacaaaaacaacaagtcgACCTCACactgtaaaaaatatttgaaattgtttgatttatgttttataGCCTTAAGTTCAAACTCATTTAgtttaaacacatttattttattatatattttaacaatatgaACTTATTTGACTATATGAGTATGCAATGAATCATATAcagacataagtatgtatgtatgtctgagATTGTATTATAGATATAAATGTCATTTGTGCCGCAGATGGAAttactttctttagaaaagaatCAATCAATATGTGCAAATGTATGCATTTCTTACTAAAAATTGTTCAATGtacattttcaaatacataagtatataatcatgtatatacttataaatatatatacataaaggTATATATCCAAATGACACTGATAAAATGAAAACTACGTCTTGTACGTATGAATAAAAATTcctacatttaaaataattgttttttggatttaatgttataagaaatatatgatgagataaaattaagattaaaattaaaatattttatcgaaaaaaatgtaaataaattttgtttttgtctacaTAATCTAAGTTACACAAAGCTCTTAAAGGATGTGGTTTAGCTTTCTTttgagtcaaaaaaaaaaaaaaacaacaaaaatgtaaatttttaaaaaataccccTATTAAGTCTGGCAACTCTTGACAGATAGatccaaaatagaaaaatagacTTTTTCGTGTAATAAAGGAATGACAGATTTTCTCTATTTTAATAACTGTAGCGTGATATAATAATTacatttataccctacatcactgtAGTAAGGAAAAAATTATGCgtttggtcctacacccacctttaagtatgctaatcggctcagaatcactttctgagtggTTTTAcctatgtccatccgtccgtttATCTGTCCGCGTGtcgatgtaaaccttgtgcgcatgcTACAGTTTGCAATTTcccaaataatttaatgaagttTGGCACACACTGTTCTTTTGGTTCaagaaaatggataaaatctcCTAGTCCCCATCCAACCGTAGTCCTAGAATAGGGCATTTatgctcataattacgttaaatgttctattacgtaaaaaattgggaaaacatagttttttagaattttaaattacactacCGACTTTTTTTTATCATCAGACCTCTTTTGACACTTGCCCCCATAAAAACTaaccttcagaaattgactagaaggttaaaattcacttataaacactaataatgTGAATTCATTCTACATAaaaaactttgaagtagacataaatttctataccaacatttataaggagaggcccatatttacccc
This genomic window contains:
- the LOC111675818 gene encoding UDP-glucosyltransferase 2-like; this translates as MGGTKSHKIPFWELANGLIKRGHHITFVSGFPADFHMVGLKEMTPKSLVNYIKNFTDWDLVGARLDNKAPIPAWKALRYPAESCNSLLEPDAETGVAVTDKLLTQKFHLAIVDGAFPECALGIIHRLSLPFMFINTVGFYTGSLAIAGNPIAYAVTPHVFTALTQTMDLWQRVQNYVTHILADLLHMYYTNQVHDVLIAHFGSSVPHPFTIAHNVSFILQNGHAIVTNPRPLYPNVAEIACMHCRPAVKLSHELEEFFEAAPAGVIFFSMGSSVKPANMPEKFRNLLLKVFARLSQYHIVWKWDEHSSTKTRTIESPTILSMRNTTKSTHIITDIPKNVYLSGWLPQQDILGQRKLKAFITHGGLLSMYEAIYHGVPMVMLPVFCDHDVNAAKAEQDGYAIRLSLEIITADKLYHAILAIINNDKYKREINEKRQLLLDQMNTPLDTAVFWTEYVLRHQDTTHLLSPVRNMSFFIYHSLDVISCFLLLVLGIFIILKKILHYAFATTANTQTVSERLKRKFIKQC